In Lytechinus pictus isolate F3 Inbred chromosome 17, Lp3.0, whole genome shotgun sequence, the genomic window TAATGTTAtgttaatcatcataattatacattagtattatgtaaaacttaatgtaatcaattttgtgatggtcacacaatgtacattgtcatgacatgcagaaacaaataaataaatataatataatataatatatatatatatatatatatataataataaatataatatatatgaatTAGATTTAGACCATAGAATTTAGACCAACAaacatagagggcagcaacacacgtgTGTTACTGCCCCAAGTGTGGTGCTGTCCTCTACGTTTGTTGATTTAGACCTACAATCTGGAcattctaaatatttttttttttcatcctgaATATAGATAACGAGAACGCAAAACGTGAGCTGAAAATAACTGGTATACTCATCTGAAAAGGGAGCACTATACCAAGCAccttgtaggaaaattgtaatgTGGATAAGGATcgcaaatgatgcgagcgcgaagcctgGGATGATAtttcttatcattattttgacctGGACTGGGCCATTCTGTTTAAATAATTCTATTTTCATATCCCACTTTCTTAGCGCGAGATGACACTTGtcggtattccattctgaaaatgGGGCAATTTAGTTATGAAGAATTCAATAATGTTATTATCTTATCAGCCTAATGAGAGCCCGAAATTTGTTGATAGTTTATCTTTGGCTGAAATTCTGCTAGATGATGAAGTTTTCCACAACCTGAAGATTGTGGGTTTTATCTCTCAGGTCAGAGACAGCGAGTACCCTTTTTAACAATTAGACGGACTTTGCAATGATCAGTGATAAGCTACATGTTTTCCATTGGGAAGCTGAGTTTGCAGACAGGTCTGTTGATGAATCTTGgctcttttttttcaagcagAAGTTACATGATGCTGTCGATAAATACCCCCAAAGACTGACTCAAAGAGGCGTCAACGAAAGACATCATGGATGGATGCAAAGACCCTCGACCTTGTGCGGGAGAAGCACAGACAGTATAGAAAACTGCGTGATATGTTAAAtttattgattcattgattcattcatttatttccacacttcattaaaaaaaaacaatacaaacagTGTAAAGATGGTATTACAGAATACagtacaatatatacatatgaatatTCCAATGCATAAAGAAAACATACACTACACGAAACAATAAACCAAAATCTGAACAATACTTAGATCAGACAAGAAGAGAAACAGTATATGTAAATGTGGGGGAtcatttaaaaagttaaaaacttAATACATAATCCCAATTTTGTCAATCAATGTTTGAGTTTTGCAGAGAGAGACTAGGGAAAAATGTAATCGAGGTAACTTAGTCTACGGAATTGAAGTTTTTTGTAGaagaaatgatttgattttatatttaaatacatTAAGGGATAGTGAACTTTTTACATCTTCAGGGAGACTGTTCCAGAATACAGGTCCATTACGAATAATTGACTTTCGGGATAAGGATAATGTCCCAAATGAAAAGCTAACCAGATTTTACTCCAGTATTATAATActgaatatcataatttttacaaaataaagaataaaaaaatattggaatcaaTTTCTTGTAGTATAAATACCTAAATATACCAAGATTATAACTATATAATTCATACACAGGCAATATTTTAAACTTAAGATAGAATGGAGCAGAGTGAGCTCTGAAACCAAATAAGATATCATTCTGATTACTCTCTTTTGTAAAACTAAAGTTCTATCTAATCAATATTCATCTGAAGACCCCCAAacaataattccatatcaattTAATATTATCATATCGCAATTATGAAATTCTCTTAATGCTTTTAATGCTTTATAAcacttttaaaatgttataaagcattaagaaaatattttgtgggACAATTCATGTTAAAACACCTATATTTCTAGAAATGAGGGAGTTTGCCGTTTATATATCTTTTACTTGACTTCGTTGGCAACGAATaataaaaataggaaatattggATAATGATCAGAAACATAACAGATAAAAGAACCATAATAAAGGTTACATGAGTTATTAACAAACATATTATTGATTAAAGTTCACGAAGTTTGAGACTAATTAGTGGGGAAAAATGACATCATTTCAAGAAATTCGTTAACATAATTCAATTGATCcatcttttttatatcaataatgtAATCAcccaaaaatatacaatatttcttctcACAGTTAACCTTTTTAACAATATTGGTAATAGcattaataaatcaaatgattGGTTTTTCAGGGGGTCTATAAACTATATGAGGTTTCTACCCAGGTTAGGAATTTCAATAAAGCAACTTGACATGtatcacaaaaaatattaagatCGCATCTGTTTACAAAAATCAATGCTATTCTTTATAACAaaaccaacaccaccaccatgtCTTTTATGACGGAATAATTTGACATATCTATAATCTTTAAAAGTATATTCTGGTGCAGTGTTCTCTTTTATCGAAGCTTCAGAAAAAGCAATTACATCGAATtgatgatgtaatgaatatAGTAACGTCTCTATTTCAGAATAATTTCTATTAAAGCTTCTACAgcagccattctcaattactttttttgaagcgccacatttcttgttgagaatctgtAATGCTCCACTATCCATTACGCAAACCAGCAATGTATCAGCAGAGGGGTCCAAAGGCCCCTGGTGGGGTcgagggggcagagcccccataagttttttaatataatgccttttaaattgcccagaggggctctaattaatatcaacagaagaaatacaaatgccaacaaactATATTAcacaatattaatattaaaataaaaatgaccagtgactttttcacaacataccaaTGATACCACTAGTTCAGACTGTTCTGCACCAGATCTATTGGCTTAagcaagtggcgtaatgagtaaaaaaaaatgaggggggctagatatggcagctgaagcaaaaatattgaacttttcaatacaaaaacctatattttgacataatattaagaaaataatattccactctttccctttccttttttctttcctttttttttttttttgtcttggcCGTGAACCACTTGGGGGCCCCCAATCcccacccccatctgtacgccagtggctGAATAAGTTACGTTCCCAGATTTTGCAAGGGCTGAAATTTAGGCGTTTCATTGCACTAACGCCCCAAACTGCCCCTCTTTCTCTACAACTCACGTGCagtatcattcattcaattcGTATTAAGCAAGAGTGCATGCAGGCAATCACGGCAGGCAATACATCTGAGCAtaatgtatttcacttttacaacTTCGGATTTTAATCGGCTCCGGAATCAAAGCTTGTTATGTCCCATattcataatcttttatgatCAGGATGTTCTTTGAATATCATACTATTTGATGTTTAACTCTTAACCAAAACGTATGCTCTGGAAATGCAAAATTTGTCGCCGTTGAAATAGAAATCCTACAAACGGAGTTTTCAGATCACTTGTGTGGGACATAAACTTTGTACAgcatagaataaataaaaaaggagaACACCATCGATCCTCCATAACAGGGGTTATCGAGTGTTAAATTGGACAAAATCTGAGGAAATCAATTAGCAATTAAGTgtcaagtaaagagtttttgttttctctttgtattaaaatgatcaccTAATCCTTATTTCCAGGTTactaataaatacattttttctccccaattttcccttatttttactttattttataccGGCTCCCGagcgccactccgcaaggctcggtgcgccacaaatggcgcgcgcgccaccatttgagaatccctgTTCTACAGTTAAGGtgcatatgaaatttattttgagcAAACATAGCAAGCTCAGTCCTGAGATGTTCATGGATTAATTGACACTCACTCGTCATCATTTCCATTAGAATATTTCCTcaaaagaagataaagaaggaagtaaaaagggtaaaaatatatgcaagtaattcaaatcaaaatatgatgtacaaacataaaaattgcaaaagcaATGAAAGTTAAAAAGTAGGAGCACTAAATTCCTATAGTCAAGGAACCACAATTACATTGAATTAGACCAGAATTTGTCAGCGTATAATGTagcaaaaatgaataatttgaatatgtcaTACAGGGATAAATGTTAATAATTTATAGGGAAATTTCTCGGCCCACCCATCCAAAAAGGTATTATTCATTATCCAgcatatattattaccctgtaaaaatcttctttttacagggtaataatatatgcTGGATAATGAAGTATTTAATgcacagaagaaaaaaagaaaataacagatTTATTCTTTATCAATGTTATGATATAACATTTTCTGCAATTCGGGTCTGTTTAAAAAAGACCCAAGAATTCATTACAtaaaatttgtaaggttccatacaacAAATACCAATATTCTGTAATATTAAACAGTGAATGTAAGATCACAGAGTACAATAATTAAAATTACAGGTGTGTTCTAAACTCTGTTTCAGGAACTTCtgttaaatttttttaacagtgtagatgTGTAGAAATCAGAGCATTCTCTGCGAACTTGCGACAGCTTTCTCTCCAGTCATATCTGCCAGCCCTGCTTGTACGTTCTCGTAAAATTCCTCTGCAAGGAAATGCCTCAACACCGATTTCTCTAGGTCAATACACCTTGTCATTATGGCCTCGGCGACAGCATCAGACGTGACTCTGGTGGGGCCCCCGGTGGGGCCCTTATCTGCGACGATTATACCCATCAATCTTACGAGCTGACGACGATCGTTTTCTTCAATGGAGCCATCTTGGAGTAGATGTTCGACGCTTTTTACTGGTTCTCTCAGTAGATGA contains:
- the LOC129280269 gene encoding retinol dehydrogenase 8-like isoform X2, translating into MMEKMFKVNVFGAIRLTQAVLPQMKRRKAGKVIVISSIVGRTAWPYFEVYSSNKFALEGYFEALAAGLRAFNIRVCLVEPGGVKTHLLREPVKSVEHLLQDGSIEENDRRQLVRLMGIIVADKGPTGGPTRVTSDAVAEAIMTRCIDLEKSVLRHFLAEEFYENVQAGLADMTGEKAVASSQRML
- the LOC129280269 gene encoding 17-beta-hydroxysteroid dehydrogenase type 1-like isoform X1, whose protein sequence is MMSESRQRLRKRDMMEKMFKVNVFGAIRLTQAVLPQMKRRKAGKVIVISSIVGRTAWPYFEVYSSNKFALEGYFEALAAGLRAFNIRVCLVEPGGVKTHLLREPVKSVEHLLQDGSIEENDRRQLVRLMGIIVADKGPTGGPTRVTSDAVAEAIMTRCIDLEKSVLRHFLAEEFYENVQAGLADMTGEKAVASSQRML